The Glycine soja cultivar W05 chromosome 15, ASM419377v2, whole genome shotgun sequence region ATACGTCACCTATAGATCTAGAAACCTGCACCAAATATCATGAAAGTGGTGATATGTATCACCATTAATTCGAGTGGAAAGTAACACTGTAAAATAAGATAATGGTTGCAGGAGTTACTAGGAAAAACATGAAccattaatatcataaattgattaaaaaaaagcagCAGAAGATTGAATGGGAAAAGCATATTTACAGTTTGTGCTTACTGCTTTCATTGTTCTCATACATAACCATGATAATAACGCAAATGATTTTTCACagaatttataattgaaaactAAGTTAACCAACAAACTTAATAGATActatctcttttcatttttaagtgTCTTTTAAGGTTTTATACAGGAACCaacaaatacaataaattttctTGTTTCTAATAAATAGTTATGAAGTTTCTTATTGTATCCTTTTTCACTTTACTCCATAATAAATGTTTgcaagtttttcattttcactttcaTGATAAACGTGTAAATTAAGAATTAGGAGGGAAGTAAAAGTAtaattgacaaaaaataattttaccttcaaatttgaaaacaacaaataggaacaaaaatctgaaaatttgacacttaaaaagaaacagaagggatataaacaaaaacaacatcaagatgaGTAGAAGCAGAATTTTGTGAAACATAAAAGTATTTAAGTTTTCTAAAGTAccaattattttacattagtaAACAATCAACTTAAAACACTCCTCTCCAGTCCCTGCACCCACctcatctttctttttcatatcacaattaccataatcataataatttttctaatacttttacatttttttaatctttttaaaactTCAAATATGTGATGTGGGATAACTAACCCCCTCATGCAAAATATTGGTGACAACGTTGTTTCATTCAAACTTCTGGCCTATAACCTAATCTTTCTtttgttgtgtttcttggtATGTGGCTGTATCATTTCCTGTGTACTTAATCAAAGCACAAAAACACTAGATTTACATTGATAGTATCATAGTAGACAACTCTGAAATCTGAAAATACAAGCAAatcaatttatgttttattatgtAGGTGGTCTAAGATTATCACTTCTAAACTCACGGGGATGCTCAATGGTATATACCAATTATATACTGCAAAACAGAAGACCAAGTGAACACTTTCACCTGATATATGTGTTATGCATAGCATTAGATAGGCATCATCATTTGACAGTTCATTTCTTATTGCATTGTCCTATAGCCACTTGGATCTGAAGTAGTAGGTTACTTCATGCCATTGGGGAATCAGGAATCCTGGGCTGGGAATAATCTCTCAACTTGGACCAACTCCATTCAAGTTTCAACTACTTTTAAGGAATTTGGTATAACTACGGAAGATAAACTTTATGCTATTCTGCTTGTATTTGCATTTACTGTAATAATCATATCTTTAAAAATCCTTCTCAGACCTCGCATCTCATATGGCAGGATTCCTTTTCTGGCCTATTTTTGGTGTTTAGCCCATGGAACTGGTTAGCATGCTGAGAAATAGTCAGATCAGATATACAAAGGGTTTATTGAGTTTCATTGTCTTGATTTCCTTGATTGACTTTTATATGTTTCTTGCTTGTTCCTTGCTTTATGAGGATATCTTGTTTGACTCTTTTTCTTCATAATGTTTCTTTCTTCCCCAACCATCTTTTATAGGACAAAGGATATTTATACTTTCAGCAGGGAAAAAAGACTGTCTGAACTGAATGGGTTTGTTTAATGAATTAGAATGCGCTGACAGtgaaaaagtttatttattcTATATTAAATTTCAAGGTAAGATAGTTgacttttgtaataattaccttaagagtgtgtttggatgagagaatttaataagaatttcaaatacttcaattgaaattcttatattttcaaaattttgtgtttggataaaaaaattaaaattgtgagggtgaaagaaaatgaatgcaaagagaagagaagatatggttggtgtgtttccaaagagaaaaatattgatgcGGTAAAGGGAGTCGCAGGGGAACCGGGACATGACGGTGTACACCACCATACCCGACCACAACATTCAGTCAACGGCGCAAAGCATGACCCAGACCCTCCACACCGGCAAGCACCACCGCGTGATAGGCAGCGATGACTGCTCCCCTGACTGACGGATGCAGTTCTACATGTCTCCTTACGCTCGCACCCGATCGACGCTCCGCGAGCTCAgacggtgtttcttgaagaagggGATCATCGGCGTGAGAAAAGAGTCACGAGTTCGAGAACGAAATTTCGGGAACTTTCAGGTGGAAGAGAGGATGAAGGTTATAAAGGAAATACACAAACATTTTAGAAGGTTCTTCtatcaagaagagaatttcaatttctcacattttagaaggaaattaaaattccacatttttagttgtttaaaattttgttttaaaatttcaaaaatttaaaattttcataaaaaaacatccaaacaatgaattttagattaaagaaatttaaattctctgataaattattttcctcagttaaaattctttattcaaacacactctaaaagTCATTTCAAGAGTGATTTCTAATTGATTGGTAGTGTAAAAAATTACAGTgacaatatatgaaaattaaactatttacAATGACTTCAAACATTGCCATCTAGCTTCACTAACTATACTTCCCAAGTCTGATCTCTGCTTCCATTACAGGGAGCTGTATGCCACAATGATTAAACTTgggtgaagaagaaaaataatggttttataacttttttttatgcacCAATAACAaagttaatgtatttttttttgggtgaagaACTAAGTTAATGTATTCTAATtctaaatgaaaactctctttttaTTAGGCAATTTGAAGGAATTTCTGGCAACAATATTGTAGAAGATAAAGAGGATGGGAGTAACACGAGGAATGTCATGTGGCATgcacaaatatataataataatataacttaaAGATAAATTACAAAACACGCAGTAAAATAACAACTATACCCTGAGGCTATGGCTTTACAAATCTTAAGTCGGTTATCATATATGATTTTCATAAACTATGGATCATCAAATGCAGCATGTATGGACAcagatgttttattttattcctcttcttttttagaAGCCTGAGGACAAAGGTTTGGTTGCTTCCAACCCAATTTTCCTATCATCAAGATTTAATACTCAAGTTCCTTCCGCTCAGGACTTCAAGAAGAAAACACAATAGGGAattcaaacaaatattaattggcAAGGAGAGTTTTTGAGAGGACGCAAGCATATAAAATTACCTGAATAATGCCCTTTACTCTCCACACTCCATGTTTGAGGACAACAATCTGGGGGTCATTCGGGTGCAATTCCTTAAGCTCCTGCCTGACAGCCTCAAAATTCGCATTGTGCTCCGTAGACAACTGAATCGCGGCCATCCCACCGGTGTTGCCAACTCTCCTACCCAACACAGCACGGGAATCTCCAAGACTTGCCACAAAGAGTGTCTGCCGACAAATAACCCCAACCAAACAACACGTCCCAGTAGTCGCAATCTGCGGCCGAGAGCTCCACAGCTCCGAAACAAGCGCCGTAAACCCCTCCTCTGTCCGCCGGAACGCCTGATGAATGGCCTCAGATGTCACAACACTCTGTGACTCGGCCAATATCGCTGCAGCACAAACAACAACTACATAACAATGGCTCCTAAAGTACCTAAACACACAACATCCATTGCCCTTCGACACAGATacataacaatatttttatttttttaaaaaagaggtCGATTGTGACATAGCTCCAACACAATTACACAACACGCATTTTTCAACTGTTCATGATTGCCGTGAAAAGCGCAACTACTTTTAGGTggtgaaattaaaatcaaaaagcaaaaatTTCACGAAAAGCGAAGATACGAAAATCACTTACAACCAAAAACAGTTCCAACTCACGATCGACAATTGGAATCACGGTATTTATATATAAGGAAAGAGATTGAATCGCGAAGTAGCTAACCTTGGAGATTGCGGAACAAGTTATCGCAAACGTAGCGGGAGCAATCGGGGCCGCCGTGGCCGTCGTAGACGCCGACGAAGGTGCCGAAGGCGCCGGACTCGATCTGGCTCTGGTCCTCGATGACCTGGTTGGCCTGGACGACGGCCATGGAGAAATCGCCGGCTGCAAACTTTCCGATGTCGCGGAACCAGAGGAGGCCGTCCTTGCATTCTCTTCCGGCGGCGGCATTACCGGCATCGTCACCGTGCCCGAACGGCTTCCAACAGCGCGCGATAAGGCTCATCAATGCATGGAGCATCCCACATCTCTCAGAAACCCTAACCCTAGGCCCCCAGCACCGGAACCTCTTTTCCCAATGGTGGCGCGCGCGGTGCTCCGAATCTGAGGAAAGAATTGGATAAAGAAGGGGTGCGCAGGATAAGAAGGGGGGTGCAGGTTAGCGCGAGGTGAGGAAGGAAGCAAAGGGCGTGTGTGTGTTCGGTGGTGGAGAAACAGGAATGGGCTCGTTCGCTCTCTTGTTGGGAGAGAGGATGGCGTGGGGAAGCCCCTCTTGAGTGCTTTTCTTTTCAATGtcttttttattaacaatattttCTGTTATCTATCATcacctctctcttttttttttttttttcactttcctcttccatttaatattcttttcataagtttttttattttatttttttcacattttttgaaACAGAACTATTATATCTCTGTCAAACCTTCACTATTTAAGGTATTTGTATATTAAAACTCAAACTCTACACATTTAATAAATCTGAAACAATTCTATGTCAATCAATTTAAGCATtggatgattatttttttacacatatacatattatatatctctttgtttaaaaataatcatacaatTGATATTAAACATAGATAtctcttttaataataatttaaatcttAACTTATCATGTTATTAGTCTCTTTTAataagaatttgatttttttttactaaaaaatttgaatattagttGGTGCCTTTGTGAAGACTAAtgttttcatcaaatttaattttattcgttatagtttcttttaattatgtGTTTATATATACAACAAATATCTCTcgcaaaaaataatcttatttgaattgaatagaaaattattGTCAAGACTCAAATTTGAGGttattaatctaattaaaataattttatactaattcatcactttttttttgtttcaagcatgttacatgaatttttaatttttttatcgtcATTAAATTTCTTACTAAACTTTATTATTAGAGGAAACTTTTACTGCAATTTAACTTTGGAAGCTTGTTTAGTACAGAGATCATGAAAAGATGGTGTCACGTACCCTTGCAAGTTCATGGACAACACCATTGACTTGTGTCTTGGCAAATCCAATAACATATGAtggattattaactaataacctCCTGCAATCTTAAATAATGTTACCCAACTCAGACTTGTCCATGGTTGTGCTCTTGATGATTCTATCCACTATCATCTTGCAATCAACTTCAAAAATGATAGTGTGAAGTCCGAGTATGCTCGAGAAAGTGATTGTTGAAGCAAGAGTCCACACTTCTCCCTCTAGTACCGGTAAACAAGGGTGACGAAAATTTGTTCTGATAGCAACAATTTTTCCAATATAATCCCGAATACACAATCCCATACcattcaaatttgcttgctgCCTGAAGCTTGCATCAACGTTACACTTCATGAACCCTTGAGGCGGAGGACTCCATGTTTCTCTATCACTGGCAGTCTCCAAAGCATTGTTGTGCCACTGCACCTCTTTAGCACGAAACCAATCTTGGTAAAAAATTGTCTGCAATTTTAATCACTGCTCAATCTTAGACGTCCTTGTTACTCCATAATTTGTCATTACGCCGATGCCAAAGACTCTACAGCATCATGGCAACACGCTTCCTTTGACACAAATTGATTTTTTCGATCAGTTTGAATATAAAACCGGGGCATGAATTCACCTCAACCAAGAGTTCTTCAATAGTATGCCTTAACTGAATCTCCTCCCAGCAACCCATGTTTTCAATTTGTGAAGCACAGAGTCGGCATAGTAACGAGCACTCTACACCACGGGTTCTCAAATTGGACTTTGTTGGCAAACATCCTCTACATAACCTCTATAGAAACAGCTTGACCCTAGGTGAGATTTCCAGCTTCCATATCAACGACCAATCTCCTTCCATACTCAAGCCATTATAGTCAATAAACTCATGCATTATGAGTTGATATGCACTCCTGACAGTGTATTCCCCATTGCTAGTGAACCGCCACAGCCTTTCATCACCATGGGAAGATGCTATTATTGGAATTTTCATTATTGCATGCACGTCTCTAGGACACAGAAACTGGTTCAAAAGTTCAACATTCCAACAAGCATTCGAACTATCAATTATATCATCCACCATCATGTTCTCTAACCCTCCAATAGTCGGTGTCTCAATAAAAGGTGGTTCTCCAATCTCAATCAAGGCTCATTCCAAAGTCTGATACTCTTACCATTGCCCAACTTCCATCTAAATCCTTCCTTAATGACCAATTTAGAAGAGAAAATGCTCTACCAAGTAAAGGATGGATTGTGCCCTAAAACCGCTTCCATAAAGTCCACCTTGGGTAGTATTTGGCTTTAAAAACTCTTGCCCGCAGAACATTTGGCATAGTGCTAATCCTCCACCCATGCTTTCCTAACATGACCAAGTTGAAAGCATATAGATTTCTAAATCCCAATCTCCATTCTCCTTCATATTGCACATTTTGTCCCAGGCCAACCAATTAATTCCTTTCACTCCTCTCCTGTTtcctcacaaaaaaaataataattcatcaCCTTTTGAAGCTCATCCCCAGTAGACTGAGGTATTTGGAAAATACTCATACCTAAGTATATGGGAATAGCTTGCACCACAGACTTAATGAAAATCTCTCTTCCAACCATAGAAAGTGTCCTTCCACAACAAGAATTAATTTTTTGCCACACCTtatctttaacaaaattaaagatagctcttttgtttcttccaacAACAAATGGAAAGCCCAAATACTCACCTCTTCCTCCACCTTCCCTCACCCCaagaacaacaataataacattCCTAATACCATTAATATCCACATTTTTATTGTAGGTGACTTCAGATTTATGCAAATTTATTAACTAACCTGAAGTAATGCATGATTTTAGATGCTACCAAGGCATTGTCAACAATAGATCTCCCAAGCACAAAAGCATATTGTTCCTTAGACACACATTTATCAATAACTTTACTCAACCTATTAGTCAATACCTTGACCAAAATTTTGTAGACCACGTTGTATAAAGAAATAGGTCTGAAGTCCTTCATACCTCTAGGATGGTCTACTTTTGGAATGAGCACAATATTGATATCGTTAACTGAGAAAGGAAACTCCCCTTGTTGGATCCATTGGCAAGCAAGGAAAACATCTTCTCCATAGATGCTCCAAAAATGCTGGTAGAAAGATGGGCTGAATCCATCCGATACTAGATCTTTGTCAGGTTGCATCTGGAAAATTGCCTCCTTAAATTCCTCTCTTATGAATGACCTCATTAAATTCACATTGTCTTCATATGATATTTTGGGTGCCACCTTCTGTATAATTGGATCATAAATCCCTTCATTGCCAGAAAAAGACCTTCAAAATAATCAAACAGTAGTGAACATATCTCCTCTTGGCTCTCCACTCTTCTACCTTCCTCATCCTCCAACCaaccaatatattttattttgttttgagaaGAAGCTAATGCATGGAAATATTTTGTGTCCATGTCACCTTTCTTCAGCCAGTGCATTGATTGTTGTTTCCAAAAGGAACACATGGTGTGTAAActtaataaatcaatatatgGACTTAAACAGACTTTCCGACAATGGTATCTTAAGTTCAATGATACTATTACGTCCTTTGGATTTAAGAAAAACACTGTTGATTAGTGTATATATCTGAAGGTCAGTGAgagtaaatttatattttttattctgtatgttgatgacatcttgcttgcaactaatgatCTTGGTCTATTAAGTGAGACTAAGAAGTTTTTCTCTAACAACtttaaaatgaaagatatgggtgaggcaAACTATGTGATAGGAATATAAATATTCCATGATAGATCACAAGGACTGTTAGGCTTGTCtcaaaaatcatatattaataaagttttagagAGATTCAGAATGGATAAATCTTCAGCATCTCTCATTCCAATACAGAAAGGAAACAAATTTAATCTCATGCAATGTTTAAAGAATGATCTtgaacaaaaacaaatgaaaaatatccCTTATGCATCTATTGTTGGGAGTCTAATGTATGCTCAAACATGCACAAGGCCAGATAATTAGCTTTGCAGTTGGTATGCTTGGTAGATACCAAAGTAATCCAGGATTGGATCATTGGAAAGCTACAAAGAAAGTCTTAAGATACTTGCAAGGGACAAAAGATCACATGCTTACTTATAGGAGATCTGGTCATCTTGAGGTGATTGGATATACAGATTTAGACTTTGCTAGTTGTATAGATACAAGAAAGTCTACATTTGATTATGTGTATCTTTTAGCCAGAGGAGCGATTTCATGAAAAAGTGCAAAGCAGTCAGTCATTGCTGCATCCACCATGGAGACTGAATTTGTGGCATGCTTTGAGGCCACAGTTCAGACTAATTGGttgtgaaattttatttcagGACTGAGAGTAGTTGACAATATTACCAAGCCGCTGAAAATTTATTGTGATAATATTGTAGTTGTCTTCTTTTCTAAAAATGACAAGTATTATAAAggtgctaagcatatggaaTTGAAATACTTTGCTGTTAAAGAAGTTCAAATTCTTagaatgtgaatttttttatggtggaatcaaatataatgttaagaagatttataataatttacttaCGCAccttattcaatcaattaaattagtttttattaatagtCTTTGAATGTGAAAGTTAATCGGTAAAAAtttcttacaaaacatatacatTTAAGAATTTATACACATGACGACACTTTGTAATTTTGCAATAAAATTATGAGCATTTTACACTTATCCATACATTTAAGATTTTTTCTCATGAAGATGAGAGCAAATTACATTTGTAGCTCCCaagttcttttttaaattacacATAACAtcactttttatatattaactctatttatgtttaaaaatattacactgAACTTTCCTTATATGTTATACTAACATCTCTTTAATGTTTCAAAACATTACacttatatttcttatatattacaCTAATACTCCTAcaagagaaattattatataatttcatgAAACCTCATggatatttaatgtaatttactctaaaaattaacaaacaataaattacttaattagtataataattttactaaattatCCAAGTATCATgacattgattatttatttaggagaaatatttaaataaaacttaatatttcattaaatacttaaaacgtcacttaatataaaatttatatcttGTTAACAAATTCACTTTTTTTATCCGTAAAGTAGGAATAATTTACTCTAAAGATTAAGAAACAATAAATTACTTAattactataataattttactaaattatCCAAGTATCATcacattgattatttatttagggggaaaattcaaataaaaatttaatatttcattaaaaacttaaaacatcacttaatataaaatttatattttgtgttaacaaagtcactttttttatccataaagtAGGAATTGAAGATAATATTAGAAATTTATAGCATGCATCTTACTCAACTAACTAAATTAAACTCTTGGTTAACAAACtcacttattttgaaaaaaagaaatataatgcatcaaaatcaaaattttaatgtacATATATTATTCTATATTAAATAgttataataaatttcattGTCATAACATTTTATACTTTgcttaaaaataactattttatacTTAAGTAATAATATACcaattatttattgatatatactaTAATCAGAgtaatattaaactttaaaaataataaatagaaagcTCAATactaaaatcaagaaaattaataattctttttttaaggttaaataaaattaattttgaaatatggaCTGTAACtggaatatatatttaaattaatgttaacaATAAGTTTACATTAATACGTGTCCTatactaaatta contains the following coding sequences:
- the LOC114387909 gene encoding probable protein phosphatase 2C 42, whose protein sequence is MLHALMSLIARCWKPFGHGDDAGNAAAGRECKDGLLWFRDIGKFAAGDFSMAVVQANQVIEDQSQIESGAFGTFVGVYDGHGGPDCSRYVCDNLFRNLQAILAESQSVVTSEAIHQAFRRTEEGFTALVSELWSSRPQIATTGTCCLVGVICRQTLFVASLGDSRAVLGRRVGNTGGMAAIQLSTEHNANFEAVRQELKELHPNDPQIVVLKHGVWRVKGIIQVSRSIGDVYMKHAQFNREPINAKFRLPEPMNMPFLSANPTILSHPLQPNDSFLIFASDGLWEHLSNDQAVDIVHSSPCAGSAKKLVKAALQEAARKREMRYSDLYKIDKKVRRHFHDDITVIVLFLNHNLISRGAVLNTPLTIRSALDH